In Salmonella enterica subsp. enterica serovar Typhimurium str. LT2, a single window of DNA contains:
- the proS gene encoding proline tRNA synthetase (similar to E. coli proline tRNA synthetase (AAC73305.1); Blastp hit to AAC73305.1 (572 aa), 95% identity in aa 1 - 572) gives MRTSQYLLSTLKETPADAEVISHQLMLRAGMIRKLASGLYTWLPTGLRVLKKVENIVREEMNNAGAIEVSMPVVQPADLWQESGRWEQYGPELLRFVDRGERPFVLGPTHEEVITDLVRNELSSYKQLPLNFFQIQTKFRDEVRPRFGVMRSREFLMKDAYSFHTSQESLQETYDAMYAAYSRIFSRMGLDFRAVQADTGSIGGNASHEFQVLAQSGEDDIVFSDVSDYAANIELAEAIAPQTPRAAATQEMTLVDTPNAKTIAELVEQFNLPIEKTVKTLLVKAVKDSKSPLVALLVRGDHELNEVKAEKLPHVASPLTFATEEEIRAVINAGPGSLGPVNMPIPVIIDRTVAAMSDFAAGANIDGKHYFGINWDRDVATPVVADIRNVVAGDPSPDGQGTLLIKRGIEVGHIFQLGTKYSEALKASVQGEDGRNQILTMGCYGIGVTRVVAAAIEQNFDERGIVWPDAIAPFQVAILPMNMHKSFRVQELAEKLYSELRAQGIEVLMDDRKERPGVMFADMELIGIPHTIVIGDRNLDNDDIEYKYRRSGEKSLIKTGDIVDYLVKAIKG, from the coding sequence ATGCGTACTAGCCAATACCTGCTCTCCACTCTGAAGGAGACACCTGCCGACGCCGAGGTTATCAGCCACCAGCTGATGCTGCGCGCCGGGATGATCCGCAAGCTCGCCTCCGGGTTATATACCTGGCTGCCGACCGGCCTGCGCGTCCTGAAAAAAGTCGAAAACATCGTGCGTGAAGAGATGAACAACGCCGGTGCTATCGAGGTGTCGATGCCAGTCGTTCAGCCAGCCGACCTGTGGCAAGAGAGTGGTCGTTGGGAACAGTACGGTCCGGAACTGCTGCGTTTTGTCGACCGTGGCGAGCGTCCGTTCGTACTCGGCCCGACCCACGAAGAAGTTATCACCGACCTGGTGCGTAATGAACTCAGCTCTTATAAGCAGTTGCCGCTGAACTTCTTCCAAATCCAGACCAAATTCCGTGATGAAGTGCGTCCGCGCTTTGGCGTGATGCGTTCGCGCGAATTCCTGATGAAAGATGCTTACTCTTTCCACACCTCTCAGGAGTCGTTGCAGGAAACCTATGACGCCATGTACGCCGCGTATAGCCGTATCTTCAGCCGTATGGGGCTGGATTTCCGCGCGGTACAGGCCGATACCGGTTCTATCGGCGGCAACGCCTCGCATGAATTCCAGGTGCTGGCGCAAAGCGGCGAAGACGATATCGTTTTCTCTGATGTTTCTGATTACGCGGCTAACATTGAACTGGCAGAAGCTATCGCGCCGCAAACGCCGCGCGCAGCGGCGACGCAGGAAATGACTCTGGTCGATACGCCAAATGCCAAAACCATCGCGGAGCTGGTGGAACAATTCAACCTGCCAATTGAAAAAACGGTAAAAACGCTGCTGGTGAAAGCGGTGAAAGACAGCAAGTCTCCGCTGGTGGCTCTGCTGGTTCGCGGCGATCATGAACTGAATGAAGTTAAAGCGGAAAAACTGCCGCACGTTGCCAGCCCGCTGACCTTCGCTACCGAAGAAGAGATTCGCGCCGTAATTAATGCCGGCCCTGGCTCCCTCGGCCCGGTCAATATGCCGATTCCGGTCATCATCGATCGTACCGTTGCCGCCATGAGCGATTTTGCCGCTGGCGCCAACATCGACGGTAAACACTACTTTGGTATTAACTGGGATCGCGATGTGGCGACGCCTGTTGTTGCCGACATCCGTAACGTAGTCGCCGGCGATCCGAGTCCGGATGGTCAGGGAACGTTGCTTATCAAACGCGGTATCGAAGTGGGTCACATCTTCCAGTTAGGTACCAAGTACTCAGAAGCGCTGAAAGCCTCCGTTCAGGGTGAAGATGGCCGTAACCAGATCCTGACAATGGGCTGCTACGGTATCGGCGTAACACGTGTCGTTGCCGCTGCTATCGAGCAGAACTTTGACGAGCGCGGCATTGTATGGCCTGACGCCATTGCGCCTTTCCAGGTCGCTATTCTGCCGATGAATATGCACAAATCCTTCCGTGTGCAGGAGCTGGCGGAAAAGCTGTACAGCGAATTGCGCGCGCAGGGCATTGAAGTGCTGATGGACGACCGTAAAGAGCGCCCGGGCGTGATGTTTGCCGATATGGAGCTGATTGGTATTCCACATACTATCGTGATTGGCGATCGCAACCTGGATAACGACGATATTGAGTATAAATACCGTCGTAGCGGTGAAAAATCGCTGATTAAAACCGGCGATATCGTTGATTATCTGGTCAAGGCGATTAAGGGCTAA
- the yaeB gene encoding putative regulator (similar to E. coli orf, hypothetical protein (AAC73306.1); Blastp hit to AAC73306.1 (235 aa), 89% identity in aa 1 - 235), whose translation MSSFQFEQIGVIRSPYKEKFAVPRQPGLVKSACGELHLIAPYNQADAVRGLEAFSHLWVLFVFHQTMDGGWRPTVRPPRLGGNARMGVFATRSTFRPNPIGMSLVALKGIECRKESVILKLGSLDLVDGTPVVDIKPYLPFAEALPDAAASYAQQAPIAEMPVSFTAEVAQQLTTLERRYPQLRTFICDVLAQDPRPAYRKGEETGKTYAVWLHDFNVRWRVVNSGFEVFALEPR comes from the coding sequence ATGAGCAGCTTTCAGTTTGAACAAATCGGCGTTATTCGCTCCCCCTATAAAGAAAAATTCGCCGTTCCGCGCCAGCCTGGTCTGGTCAAAAGCGCCTGCGGCGAACTGCATCTGATAGCGCCTTACAACCAGGCCGATGCCGTTCGCGGCCTGGAAGCGTTCAGCCATTTGTGGGTGCTTTTCGTTTTTCATCAGACGATGGACGGCGGCTGGCGGCCGACAGTTCGTCCGCCCCGTCTTGGCGGTAACGCCAGAATGGGCGTTTTTGCCACGCGCTCCACGTTCCGCCCCAATCCGATTGGCATGTCGCTCGTTGCGCTAAAAGGTATCGAGTGCCGGAAAGAGAGCGTAATTCTGAAATTAGGCAGTCTGGATCTGGTGGATGGCACGCCGGTGGTGGATATTAAACCGTATTTACCGTTTGCCGAGGCCTTACCGGACGCCGCCGCCAGCTATGCGCAACAGGCGCCGATAGCTGAAATGCCCGTGAGTTTTACCGCTGAGGTGGCTCAACAGCTTACGACGCTGGAAAGGCGTTATCCGCAGCTACGGACATTTATTTGCGATGTGCTGGCGCAAGATCCTCGCCCGGCTTATCGTAAGGGTGAAGAGACGGGCAAAACCTATGCCGTCTGGCTGCATGATTTTAACGTGCGCTGGCGTGTGGTTAACTCGGGATTTGAAGTGTTTGCGCTGGAACCACGGTAA
- the rcsF gene encoding regulator in colanic acid synthesis (overexpression confers mucoid phenotype; increases capsule synthesis; similar to E. coli regulator in colanic acid synthesis; interacts with RcsB (AAC73307.1); Blastp hit to AAC73307.1 (134 aa), 91% identity in aa 1 - 134), with translation MRALPICLLALMLGGCSMLSRSPVEPVQSTATPPKAEPEKPKAPRAAPVRIYTNAEDLVGKPFRDLGEVSGESCQATNQDSPPNIPTARKRMQINASKMKANAVLLHSCEITSGTPGCYRQAVCIGSALNISAK, from the coding sequence ATGCGTGCTTTACCGATCTGTTTATTGGCACTCATGCTGGGCGGTTGTTCCATGCTAAGCAGATCCCCTGTTGAACCCGTTCAAAGCACCGCAACCCCGCCAAAAGCGGAGCCGGAGAAACCTAAAGCGCCGCGTGCCGCTCCCGTCAGGATTTACACCAATGCTGAAGACTTAGTCGGCAAACCTTTCCGAGATCTTGGCGAGGTTAGCGGCGAATCCTGCCAGGCGACAAATCAAGACTCTCCGCCTAACATTCCAACTGCGCGCAAGCGTATGCAGATTAATGCATCTAAAATGAAAGCCAACGCCGTCCTGCTGCACAGCTGTGAAATTACCAGCGGCACGCCAGGCTGCTATCGTCAGGCGGTTTGTATCGGGTCCGCCCTGAATATTTCGGCGAAATGA
- the yaeC gene encoding putative outer membrane lipoprotein (similar to E. coli putative lipoprotein (AAC73308.1); Blastp hit to AAC73308.1 (271 aa), 96% identity in aa 1 - 271) → MAFKFKTFAAVGALIGSLALAGCGQDEKDPNHIKVGVIVGAEQQVAEVAQKVAKEKYGLDVELVTFNDYVLPNEALSKGDIDANAFQHKPYLDQQIKDRGYKLVSVGKTFVYPIAGYSKKIKSLDELKDGSQVAVPNDPTNLGRSLLLLQKVGLIKLKDGVGLLPTSLDIVENPKNLKIVELEAPQLPRSLDDAQIALAVINTTYASQIGLTPAKDGIFVEDKDSPYVNLIVTREDNKDAENVKKFVQAYQSDEVYEAANKVFNGGAVKGW, encoded by the coding sequence ATGGCGTTCAAATTCAAAACCTTTGCGGCAGTGGGTGCTCTGATTGGTTCTCTGGCACTTGCGGGTTGCGGTCAGGATGAAAAAGATCCAAATCATATTAAAGTCGGCGTAATCGTTGGCGCAGAGCAGCAAGTTGCCGAAGTCGCGCAGAAAGTCGCGAAAGAAAAATACGGCCTGGACGTGGAATTGGTGACCTTTAATGATTATGTTCTGCCTAATGAAGCGCTGAGCAAAGGCGATATCGATGCCAATGCCTTCCAGCACAAACCGTATCTGGATCAGCAAATCAAAGATCGCGGTTACAAACTGGTTTCCGTTGGTAAGACTTTTGTCTATCCCATTGCAGGATATTCCAAAAAAATCAAATCCCTGGATGAGCTCAAGGACGGTTCCCAGGTCGCTGTGCCTAACGACCCGACCAACCTTGGTCGTTCCCTGCTGCTGCTGCAAAAAGTAGGGCTGATTAAACTGAAAGACGGCGTCGGTCTGCTTCCTACCTCGCTGGATATCGTGGAAAACCCGAAAAATCTGAAAATTGTTGAGCTGGAAGCGCCGCAGTTGCCGCGTTCGCTGGATGACGCGCAGATCGCGCTAGCGGTCATCAATACGACATACGCCAGCCAGATTGGCCTGACGCCAGCGAAAGACGGTATCTTTGTTGAAGATAAAGATTCTCCGTACGTTAACCTGATCGTGACGCGTGAAGATAACAAAGACGCCGAGAATGTGAAAAAATTCGTTCAGGCTTATCAGTCTGATGAAGTGTACGAAGCCGCAAATAAAGTTTTTAATGGCGGCGCGGTGAAAGGCTGGTAA
- the yaeE gene encoding putative ABC superfamily (membrane) transport protein (similar to E. coli putative transport system permease protein (AAC73309.1); Blastp hit to AAC73309.1 (217 aa), 93% identity in aa 1 - 217): MSEAMMWLLVRGVWETLAMTFVSGFFGFVIGLPVGVLLYVTRPGQIMENARLYRSLSAVVNIFRSIPFIILLVWMIPFTRIIVGTSIGLQAAIVPLTVGAAPFIARMVENALLEIPAGLIEASRAMGATPLQIVRKILLPEALPGLVNAATITLITLVGYSAMGGAVGAGGLGQIGYQYGYIGYNATVMNTVLVLLVVLVYLIQLSGDRIVRAVTHK; encoded by the coding sequence ATGTCTGAGGCAATGATGTGGTTACTGGTTCGTGGCGTCTGGGAAACGCTGGCGATGACCTTTGTCTCCGGTTTCTTCGGTTTCGTGATTGGCCTGCCGGTTGGCGTATTGCTGTATGTTACGCGCCCGGGGCAGATTATGGAGAACGCCAGGCTGTATCGCTCCCTCTCTGCGGTGGTCAATATTTTCCGCTCGATTCCCTTTATCATCCTGCTGGTGTGGATGATTCCTTTTACCCGAATAATTGTCGGCACCTCCATTGGTTTGCAGGCTGCAATTGTACCGCTGACCGTCGGCGCCGCGCCTTTTATCGCCCGTATGGTGGAAAATGCGTTGTTAGAGATCCCTGCCGGGCTGATTGAAGCCTCACGAGCGATGGGCGCCACGCCGCTGCAAATTGTACGTAAAATCCTTTTACCGGAAGCGCTGCCTGGTCTGGTGAATGCGGCAACCATTACACTGATCACCCTGGTCGGTTACTCCGCAATGGGCGGCGCCGTCGGCGCAGGCGGTCTCGGTCAAATCGGCTATCAGTACGGTTATATTGGATACAATGCTACCGTGATGAATACGGTGCTGGTATTACTTGTCGTTCTGGTTTATTTAATTCAGTTATCCGGCGATCGCATCGTCAGGGCTGTCACGCATAAGTAA
- the abc gene encoding putative ABC superfamily (atp_bind) transport system (similar to E. coli ATP-binding component of a transporter (AAC73310.1); Blastp hit to AAC73310.1 (343 aa), 95% identity in aa 1 - 343) — protein MIKLSNITKVFQQGTRTIQALNNVSLHVPAGQIYGVIGASGAGKSTLIRCVNLLERPTEGSVQVGGQELTTLSESELTKARRQIGMIFQHFNLLSSRTVFGNVALPLELDNTPKEEIKRRVTELLDLVGLGDKHDSYPANLSGGQKQRVAIARALASNPKVLLCDEATSALDPATTRSILELLKDINRRLGLTILLITHEMDVVKRICDCVAVISNGELIEQDTVSEVFSHPKTPLAQKFIQSTLHLDIPEDYQARLKASPETDSVPMLRMEFTGQSVDAPLLSETARRFNVNNNIISAQMDYAGGVKFGIMLTEMHGTQEETQAAIAWLQDHHVKVEVLGYV, from the coding sequence ATGATTAAACTTTCGAATATTACCAAAGTGTTCCAGCAGGGGACGCGCACCATTCAGGCGCTAAATAATGTCAGCCTGCACGTTCCTGCCGGGCAGATTTATGGCGTCATTGGCGCCTCCGGCGCCGGTAAAAGTACGCTTATCCGCTGCGTTAACTTACTTGAACGCCCAACCGAAGGTAGCGTTCAGGTCGGCGGTCAGGAGCTAACAACGCTTTCAGAGTCTGAGTTGACCAAAGCTCGCCGTCAAATCGGCATGATTTTCCAACATTTTAACCTGCTCTCTTCCCGTACCGTGTTTGGCAACGTCGCGTTGCCGCTGGAACTGGATAACACACCAAAGGAAGAGATCAAACGCCGTGTCACAGAGCTGCTGGATTTAGTCGGTCTTGGCGACAAGCACGACAGCTATCCGGCAAATCTTTCCGGCGGTCAGAAACAGCGTGTCGCGATTGCCCGCGCGTTAGCCAGTAATCCAAAAGTGTTGCTGTGCGATGAAGCCACCAGCGCGCTTGATCCCGCAACGACCCGTTCGATTTTGGAATTGCTGAAAGATATCAACCGTCGTCTGGGGTTGACGATTCTGCTTATCACTCATGAAATGGATGTCGTGAAACGTATCTGCGACTGCGTTGCCGTTATCAGTAATGGCGAGCTTATTGAGCAGGATACGGTCAGCGAAGTCTTCTCGCATCCTAAAACGCCGCTGGCGCAGAAGTTTATTCAGTCCACTCTGCATCTGGACATTCCGGAAGATTACCAGGCGCGTTTGAAAGCGTCGCCGGAAACTGACAGCGTGCCGATGCTGCGCATGGAATTCACCGGGCAGTCTGTGGATGCCCCGCTGCTTTCTGAAACCGCGCGTCGTTTCAACGTGAACAATAATATTATCAGCGCGCAGATGGATTACGCCGGCGGTGTGAAGTTCGGCATTATGCTAACGGAAATGCACGGCACGCAAGAAGAGACGCAAGCCGCAATTGCCTGGCTGCAGGATCACCATGTGAAAGTAGAGGTACTGGGTTATGTCTGA
- the yaeD gene encoding putative dehydratase (similar to E. coli putative phosphatase (AAC73311.1); Blastp hit to AAC73311.1 (191 aa), 94% identity in aa 1 - 188) gives MAKFVPAIFLDRDGTINVDHGYVHEIDAFEFIDGVIDAMRELKKMGYALVVVTNQSGIARGKFTEAQFETLTEWMDWSLADRDVDLDGIYYCPHHPQGSIEEFRQVCDCRKPHPGMLISARDFLHIDMAASYMVGDKLEDMQAAAAANVGTKVLVRTGKPVTAEAENAADWVLNSLADLPSAIKKQQK, from the coding sequence GTGGCAAAGTTTGTACCCGCAATTTTTCTCGACCGTGACGGCACCATTAATGTGGATCACGGCTACGTACATGAAATCGATGCATTTGAGTTTATAGACGGCGTTATTGACGCTATGCGCGAGCTAAAAAAAATGGGCTATGCGTTGGTGGTGGTGACGAACCAGTCCGGAATCGCGCGCGGCAAATTCACTGAGGCGCAGTTTGAAACGTTAACCGAATGGATGGACTGGTCGTTGGCGGATCGCGATGTTGATTTGGACGGCATCTATTATTGTCCTCACCATCCGCAGGGCAGTATAGAAGAGTTCCGTCAGGTATGTGATTGCCGCAAGCCGCATCCAGGAATGCTTATCTCGGCGCGTGATTTCCTGCATATCGATATGGCGGCTTCTTATATGGTGGGAGACAAGCTGGAAGATATGCAGGCGGCAGCGGCGGCAAATGTCGGGACAAAAGTGCTGGTGCGTACGGGCAAACCGGTCACGGCAGAAGCAGAAAACGCGGCGGACTGGGTGTTAAACAGCCTTGCTGACCTGCCATCAGCGATAAAAAAGCAGCAAAAATAA
- the yafB gene encoding 2,5-diketo-D-gluconate reductase B (similar to E. coli putative aldose reductase (AAC73312.1); Blastp hit to AAC73312.1 (267 aa), 92% identity in aa 1 - 267) — MTIPAFGLGTFRLKDDVVIASVKTALELGYRAVDTAQIYDNEAAVGQAIAESGVPRNELYITTKIWIENLSKDKLIPSLKESLKKLRTDYVDLTLIHWPSPGDAVSVEEFMQALLEAKKQGLTREIGISNFTIPLMEKAIAAVGADNIATNQIELSPYLQNRKVVDWAKAHGIHITSYMTLAYGKALKDEVIARIAAKHNATPAQVILAWAMGEGYSVIPSSTRRENLASSLLAQDLHLDAEDKNAIAALDCNDRLVSPEGLAPAWD; from the coding sequence ATGACTATCCCTGCATTCGGTTTAGGTACTTTTCGCCTGAAAGACGACGTGGTTATCGCTTCTGTTAAAACGGCGCTTGAACTGGGCTACCGTGCTGTCGACACTGCGCAAATCTATGATAATGAAGCGGCTGTTGGACAGGCGATTGCTGAGAGCGGCGTACCGCGTAATGAGCTGTACATCACCACCAAGATCTGGATTGAAAACCTTAGCAAAGACAAGCTAATCCCAAGCCTGAAAGAGAGTCTGAAAAAACTGCGTACCGATTATGTCGATCTGACGCTGATCCACTGGCCATCTCCGGGTGATGCCGTGTCTGTCGAAGAATTTATGCAGGCATTGCTTGAAGCTAAAAAACAAGGGCTGACTCGCGAAATTGGCATTTCAAACTTCACCATTCCGTTGATGGAAAAGGCTATTGCCGCGGTGGGCGCAGACAATATCGCCACCAACCAGATTGAGCTATCTCCGTATCTGCAGAATCGTAAGGTGGTTGACTGGGCGAAAGCGCACGGTATCCACATCACCTCTTATATGACGCTGGCATACGGTAAGGCGCTGAAAGATGAAGTGATTGCGCGCATTGCGGCTAAACATAATGCGACCCCGGCGCAGGTTATTCTGGCATGGGCAATGGGTGAAGGTTACTCCGTGATCCCTTCATCCACCAGGCGTGAAAATCTGGCAAGCAGCCTGCTGGCGCAGGATCTGCATCTGGATGCCGAAGATAAAAATGCGATCGCGGCACTGGACTGCAACGATCGTCTGGTTAGCCCGGAAGGACTGGCTCCTGCCTGGGATTAA
- the yafC gene encoding putative LysR family transcriptional regulator (similar to E. coli putative transcriptional regulator LYSR-type (AAC73313.1); Blastp hit to AAC73313.1 (304 aa), 90% identity in aa 1 - 303), with protein sequence MKATSEELAIFVAVVESGSFSRAAEQLGQANSAVSRAVKKLEMKLGVSLLNRTTRQLSLTEEGERYFRRVQQILQEMAAAETEIMESRNTPRGLLRIDAATPVMLHFLMPLIKPFRERYPEITLSLVSSETFINLIERKVDVAIRAGTLTDSSLRARPLFTSYRKIIASPDYIARFGKPETVEELKRHLCLGFSEPVSLNTWPIACSDGQLHEIKCGISSNSGETLKQLCLNGNGIACLSDYMIDKEIARGELVELLADKRLPVEMPFSAVYYSDRAVSTRIRAFIDFLSEYIRTAPAGAVKEG encoded by the coding sequence ATGAAAGCCACCTCCGAAGAACTCGCAATTTTTGTCGCTGTCGTGGAAAGCGGCAGCTTCAGCCGGGCGGCAGAGCAGCTTGGACAGGCCAATTCCGCTGTCAGCCGGGCAGTTAAAAAGCTGGAGATGAAGCTCGGCGTCAGTCTGCTTAATCGTACGACCCGACAGCTGAGCCTGACTGAAGAAGGAGAGCGATACTTCAGGCGCGTGCAGCAGATACTGCAAGAAATGGCCGCCGCAGAAACGGAAATCATGGAGTCGCGTAATACCCCGCGCGGCTTACTGCGTATCGATGCGGCAACGCCGGTAATGCTGCATTTCCTGATGCCGCTGATTAAACCTTTTCGTGAACGGTATCCGGAAATAACGTTGTCTCTTGTCTCCTCAGAAACGTTCATCAATCTTATTGAACGAAAAGTGGATGTTGCGATACGCGCAGGCACGTTGACAGATTCAAGTCTGCGCGCGCGCCCGTTATTTACCAGCTATCGCAAGATTATCGCCTCGCCGGATTATATTGCCCGCTTTGGCAAGCCTGAGACCGTTGAAGAGTTGAAACGGCATCTGTGTCTGGGGTTCTCAGAACCTGTTTCGCTCAATACCTGGCCGATTGCCTGTAGCGACGGGCAGCTCCATGAGATCAAATGTGGGATTTCTTCCAATAGCGGGGAAACGTTAAAACAACTTTGCCTGAACGGTAACGGCATTGCATGTCTTTCAGATTATATGATTGATAAAGAGATCGCGCGGGGAGAACTGGTGGAACTGCTGGCCGATAAACGTCTGCCGGTAGAAATGCCTTTCAGCGCCGTTTACTACAGCGATCGCGCCGTCAGCACACGTATTCGGGCATTTATCGACTTTTTGAGCGAATATATAAGAACAGCTCCCGCAGGAGCTGTGAAAGAGGGGTAA
- a CDS encoding putative drug efflux protein (perhaps for chloramphenicol) (similar to E. coli putative transport protein (AAC74729.1); Blastp hit to AAC74729.1 (389 aa), 41% identity in aa 7 - 378) has product MPLALFALTISAFAIGTTEFVIVGLVPTIAQQLAISLPSAGMLVSIYALGVAIGAPVLTALTGRLPRKQLLVALMVLFTAGNLLAWQAPGYMTLIVARLLTGLAHGVFFSIGSTIATSLVPKEKAASAIAIMFGGLTVALVTGVPLGTFIGQHFGWRETFLAVSLLGVIALMSSQLLIPANIPGRAAASIRDQVKVLTHPRLLLIYAVTALGYGGVFTAFTFLAPMMQDLAGFSPAAVSWILLGYGVSVAIGNIWGGKLADKHGAVPALKFIFAALFVLLMVFQVTASTQYAALATILVMGVFAFGNVPGLQVYVVQKAEQFTPNAVDVASGLNIAAFNIGIALGSVIGGQTVEHYGLAQTPWIGALIVLVAFLLMGVSGRLDKPVRIALE; this is encoded by the coding sequence ATGCCTCTCGCTTTATTTGCACTGACAATAAGTGCTTTCGCTATCGGTACGACTGAGTTTGTGATTGTCGGCCTGGTGCCGACCATTGCTCAACAACTGGCTATCTCGTTACCTTCCGCCGGAATGCTGGTTTCAATCTATGCGCTGGGTGTGGCTATTGGCGCGCCGGTGCTAACCGCGCTGACCGGACGCCTGCCGCGTAAACAGTTACTGGTCGCGCTGATGGTCTTGTTTACGGCGGGGAATTTGCTGGCATGGCAGGCACCGGGCTATATGACATTAATCGTCGCCCGTCTGCTGACGGGCCTGGCGCACGGCGTGTTCTTCTCGATTGGATCTACCATCGCGACAAGTCTGGTGCCAAAAGAGAAAGCGGCTTCTGCGATCGCTATTATGTTTGGTGGTTTAACGGTAGCGCTGGTCACGGGCGTGCCGCTGGGAACATTTATCGGTCAGCATTTTGGCTGGCGTGAGACCTTCCTTGCGGTATCACTGTTAGGCGTGATTGCGCTGATGAGCAGTCAATTGCTGATTCCGGCCAATATTCCCGGTCGGGCGGCCGCCAGCATTCGTGACCAGGTGAAAGTACTGACTCATCCTCGTCTGTTGCTGATTTACGCCGTTACGGCGCTGGGCTACGGCGGGGTATTCACGGCATTCACCTTCCTGGCGCCAATGATGCAGGATCTGGCGGGATTCTCCCCGGCAGCGGTAAGCTGGATCTTACTGGGGTATGGCGTATCAGTGGCTATCGGCAATATCTGGGGCGGTAAACTGGCTGATAAGCATGGTGCCGTGCCGGCGCTGAAATTCATTTTCGCCGCGCTGTTTGTTCTGCTTATGGTCTTCCAGGTGACGGCCTCCACGCAGTATGCTGCGCTGGCTACCATCCTAGTGATGGGGGTCTTTGCCTTCGGTAACGTACCGGGGTTGCAGGTCTACGTGGTACAGAAAGCGGAACAATTCACGCCTAATGCGGTAGATGTGGCGTCAGGTCTGAACATTGCGGCGTTTAACATTGGTATTGCGCTGGGCTCCGTGATTGGCGGGCAAACGGTGGAGCATTACGGTTTGGCGCAGACGCCGTGGATTGGCGCCCTCATTGTTCTGGTGGCTTTCCTGCTGATGGGTGTCAGCGGACGTCTTGATAAACCTGTACGCATTGCTCTGGAGTAA